From one Octopus bimaculoides isolate UCB-OBI-ISO-001 chromosome 1, ASM119413v2, whole genome shotgun sequence genomic stretch:
- the LOC106871621 gene encoding bolA-like protein 3 yields MFRQFHSSNMFPRISRLFFSPIQILRTPHSIRYFCTKTYTDGEKSIINILKQKFPVASQIEVADISGGCGAMYEIFIESEDFQGKNMLTQHRMVNKALADEIKDMHGLRISTQAPAISESNIPSKKH; encoded by the exons ATGTTTCGTCAATTTCATTCTTCCAATATGTTTCCCAGAATTTCTCGATTGTTTTTCTCACCCATTCAG ATTTTAAGAACTCCCCATTCCATAAGATATTTCTGTACCAAAACTTACACTGATGGTGAGAAAAGCATAATTAATATTCTCAAACAGAAGTTTCCAGTTGCTTCACAAATTGAAGTTGCTGACATATCAg gtgGTTGTGGTGCGATGtatgaaatttttattgaaaGTGAAGACTTCCAAGGGAAAAATATGCTTACACAACACCGTATGGTAAATAAG gcTTTGGCAGATGAAATAAAAGACATGCATGGTTTACGTATCAGTACACAAGCTCCTGCTATCTCAGAATCTAATATACCTAgcaaaaagcattaa